The Ignicoccus hospitalis KIN4/I genome includes the window AAGAACCAATTAAAGGTCTTCAAGGGAACTCTGTGCACCCTTTTTCACCTCCCTAAGTCTTTTGAAAGCTCCGGAAGTTATCTGGGCTTTGGTGATAGAGATGCTAGAGGAAGTGCCGGTCCACGACCCTGAGGAGCTGAAGAACTTCGTGAGCGCGCTGACTTGTGAAGAAATAAAGGAGTTACTCGAAGAGGCCGAGAGGTACTTCGGACGCGAGGTCGAAATTATGGACTCCGTAGGGGGCGTGCTCTTCCACGGAGACATACACGGAGACGTAGACACCTTGTACAAGATATGGGAGCAAGTAGGCATAGAAAAAGTCTTGGACAAGTTCAAGCTGGTCTTCTTAGGAGACTACGTCGACAGGGGGGAGTACCAGCTGGAGGCTTTAACCTTGGTCTTGGCTTTAAAGGCAATGAGGCCCGAAGAAGTAGTGGTGCTAAGGGGGAACCACGAGCCGCCGGAGTGGCTGCCGCCGTCCCCCCACGACTTCCCGGACGTGCTGGTCTCCAAGTGTGGTCCGAGCAAGGGAAGCGAAATATATAAGGTAGCCTTACAGCTCTTCGACTCCATGCCGGCGCTGGCGCTAATAGACGACGTAGTCGCCCTCCACGGAGGGCCCCCTGTCTCAAAGGTAATGGAAGGGTGTGAGGGCGAGGATTGCCTTAAGGAGTTGGACCGCAAGAGCTTGGAGGAGGTGTTGTGGAGCGACCCGGACGAACTGATGGGCGGCAAGCTCTGCTCGTGGGAGGACCCCCCGAAGCTCTGCGTGGGGAGCAACCCGCGCGGCGCCGGGGTCGTCTGGGGCGCGGGGTT containing:
- a CDS encoding metallophosphoesterase family protein, which gives rise to MLEEVPVHDPEELKNFVSALTCEEIKELLEEAERYFGREVEIMDSVGGVLFHGDIHGDVDTLYKIWEQVGIEKVLDKFKLVFLGDYVDRGEYQLEALTLVLALKAMRPEEVVVLRGNHEPPEWLPPSPHDFPDVLVSKCGPSKGSEIYKVALQLFDSMPALALIDDVVALHGGPPVSKVMEGCEGEDCLKELDRKSLEEVLWSDPDELMGGKLCSWEDPPKLCVGSNPRGAGVVWGAGLTREFLERLGSKYIVRGHTAVDGFALSHNNRVYTLFTRSGPPYYNANAAALLLKRNSFNVIVVPALPIL